In a single window of the Niabella ginsenosidivorans genome:
- a CDS encoding glycoside hydrolase family 88 protein — protein MKKKLILFIALAVSLIGDTACKTDEKKWVDENFKYAVTQLKGMLQATEHARGQFPRTTDKTGKPVNTDMYDWTSGFFPGNLWYLYEYSRNAAIEKEAVRWTEKLESLQTFTQHHDLGFMMYCSYGNAYRITGNETYKNVLVQAARSLSTRFNPVTGAIKSWNRFASWHGNKTYSYPVIIDNMMNLELLYFASKVTGDSSFSHIATAHALTAMKNQVREDYSHYHVVCYDSLTGKVEARETAQGYADNSTWARGQAWGVYGFTMVYRETHDPRFLKTATGMADFFINNKRLPEDKIPYWDFDALQKGYAPGIKSYANKVNTLYRDASAAAITASALLELAMYVPDRKTQYINTAIAMLNALSSPAYRAPIGANGHFLLMHSVGSIPHHTEIDVPLVYADYYFLEALTRYNRLLTTGSPL, from the coding sequence GTGAAAAAAAAACTTATTCTGTTTATAGCCCTGGCCGTTTCTCTGATAGGCGATACTGCCTGTAAGACGGATGAAAAAAAATGGGTGGATGAAAATTTTAAATATGCGGTAACCCAGTTAAAAGGAATGTTACAGGCTACGGAGCATGCCCGCGGCCAGTTTCCCCGTACAACTGATAAAACCGGGAAACCGGTAAATACGGATATGTATGACTGGACTTCCGGTTTTTTCCCGGGAAACCTGTGGTACCTGTATGAATATTCCAGAAATGCTGCAATAGAAAAGGAAGCGGTGCGGTGGACGGAAAAGCTGGAATCATTGCAAACCTTTACCCAGCATCACGACCTGGGGTTTATGATGTATTGCAGCTATGGGAATGCGTACCGTATAACCGGTAACGAAACCTACAAGAACGTTCTGGTACAGGCCGCCCGTTCATTGAGCACCCGGTTTAACCCGGTTACCGGCGCCATTAAGTCCTGGAACCGTTTTGCGTCCTGGCATGGCAATAAAACGTATTCTTATCCTGTGATCATTGATAATATGATGAACCTGGAGCTGCTATATTTTGCTTCAAAAGTTACTGGTGACAGCAGCTTCAGCCATATAGCCACTGCCCATGCGCTAACAGCAATGAAAAACCAGGTGCGGGAAGACTACAGCCACTACCATGTGGTATGCTATGATTCCCTTACCGGTAAAGTGGAAGCACGGGAAACAGCACAGGGATATGCAGATAACTCTACCTGGGCACGGGGGCAGGCCTGGGGCGTTTACGGATTTACCATGGTATACCGGGAAACACATGATCCCCGGTTCCTGAAAACAGCCACAGGCATGGCTGATTTCTTTATCAATAATAAACGGCTTCCTGAAGATAAGATCCCTTACTGGGATTTTGATGCGCTGCAAAAAGGGTACGCACCGGGTATTAAATCCTATGCCAATAAGGTCAACACCCTTTACAGGGATGCTTCTGCTGCTGCCATTACCGCATCGGCATTACTGGAGCTGGCAATGTATGTACCTGACAGGAAAACGCAATACATCAACACGGCAATTGCTATGCTGAATGCATTAAGCAGTCCTGCCTACCGGGCCCCAATAGGAGCAAACGGTCACTTTTTGCTGATGCACAGTGTAGGCAGTATACCCCATCATACTGAGATTGATGTACCCCTGGTGTATGCAGATTACTATTTCCTGGAAGCATTGACCCGCTATAACAGGCTGTTAACTACAGGATCTCCGTTGTAA
- a CDS encoding DUF2264 domain-containing protein translates to MTGYKQIILATALITGCLPGIRAQKSNPGIQEKMSPATGQQDRAFWVKTLYKIAYPVVHNLAQGTLKKNMPLEQGSNYNLVVKDVTYLEAVGRTAAGIAPWLALPDDHTDEGRLRAKMRTEFLQGLKNAADPQNPDYLNFEKQAQPIVDAAYLAHAFLRAPKALWEPLDTVTKQRYIRAFKSLRNRNGAYNNWLVFAGLTEGFLRHIGEDYDPARVDFALNKMKEWYAGDSWYKDGDLFSMDYYNSYVIHPMLTDLVKTLEEKRPGKMHVSPGDYETVLKRMVRHAEFLERIIAPDGTYPAFGRSVTYRTGAFQALGQVALLEKLPEHIQPAQVRCALTRVFYNMFAGNQNFDANGWLVLGFNGHQPMMADVYTSTGSLYMATLGFLPLGLPADNAFWTDEPADWTSKKAWNGQPVKKDYKVEY, encoded by the coding sequence ATGACCGGATATAAACAGATAATCCTTGCAACAGCTTTAATAACGGGCTGTTTGCCGGGCATCAGGGCGCAAAAAAGCAACCCTGGGATTCAGGAAAAAATGAGCCCGGCCACGGGGCAGCAGGACCGGGCTTTTTGGGTAAAGACCCTGTATAAAATTGCCTATCCTGTGGTGCACAACCTGGCGCAGGGCACATTGAAAAAAAATATGCCGCTGGAACAGGGCAGCAATTATAACTTAGTGGTAAAGGATGTAACCTATTTGGAAGCCGTTGGAAGAACTGCCGCTGGTATTGCTCCCTGGCTGGCATTGCCGGATGATCATACCGATGAAGGCAGGTTGCGGGCCAAAATGCGCACCGAATTTTTACAGGGGTTAAAAAATGCGGCAGATCCGCAGAACCCGGATTATCTGAATTTTGAAAAACAGGCGCAACCTATAGTGGACGCAGCTTACCTGGCACATGCATTTTTAAGAGCGCCCAAGGCGTTGTGGGAACCATTGGACACTGTTACCAAACAACGGTATATCCGTGCATTTAAATCGCTGCGCAACCGTAACGGGGCCTATAATAACTGGCTGGTCTTTGCAGGCCTGACGGAAGGGTTTTTAAGACATATAGGAGAGGACTATGATCCGGCCCGTGTAGATTTTGCTTTAAACAAAATGAAGGAATGGTATGCCGGCGACAGCTGGTATAAGGACGGCGATCTTTTTAGTATGGACTACTATAACTCCTATGTGATCCATCCTATGCTGACTGATCTTGTAAAAACGCTGGAAGAAAAAAGACCCGGGAAAATGCATGTGTCTCCCGGAGATTATGAAACGGTTTTAAAACGGATGGTGCGTCATGCAGAATTTCTGGAACGGATCATTGCACCGGATGGGACCTATCCTGCGTTCGGGCGTTCTGTTACCTACCGTACAGGTGCTTTCCAGGCATTGGGGCAGGTAGCCCTGCTGGAAAAACTGCCGGAGCATATTCAGCCGGCGCAGGTGCGCTGCGCGCTTACGCGGGTGTTTTATAATATGTTTGCCGGTAACCAGAATTTTGATGCCAACGGATGGCTGGTACTGGGCTTTAACGGGCATCAGCCAATGATGGCAGATGTGTATACTTCAACGGGCAGCCTTTATATGGCAACGCTCGGTTTTTTACCATTGGGTTTGCCTGCGGATAATGCCTTCTGGACAGATGAACCGGCAGACTGGACCAGTAAAAAAGCCTGGAACGGCCAGCCCGTAAAAAAGGATTATAAAGTAGAATATTAA
- a CDS encoding isocitrate dehydrogenase (NADP(+)) has protein sequence MAQKIKVANPVVELDGDEMTRIIWKFIKDKLILPYIDVDIKYFDLGIEHRDATNDQVTIDAANAIKEHGVGIKCATITPDEARVKEFNLKQMWKSPNGTIRNILDGTVFREPIVISNIPRLVTNWTAPIIVGRHAFGDQYRATDTVIKGKGKLTMTFTPEDGGEPQTFDVYNFKGDGVAMTMYNTDESIKGFARSCFNMALSKKWPLYLSTKNTILKKYDGRFKDIFQEIYENEFKAEFENAGITYEHRLIDDMVASALKWNGNFVWACKNYDGDVQSDTVAQGFGSLGLMTSVLVTPDGKTLEAEAAHGTVTRHYRAHQQGKPTSTNPIASIFAWTRGLAFRGKLDGNQELIDFANKLEAVCIETVEQGKMTKDLAVCIHGNKVEHGKDYLYTEEFLEAIDENLQKKLN, from the coding sequence ATGGCTCAGAAAATTAAAGTTGCCAACCCTGTTGTGGAACTGGATGGGGATGAAATGACCAGAATTATATGGAAATTCATTAAAGACAAATTGATCCTTCCTTATATTGATGTGGATATAAAGTATTTCGATTTAGGCATCGAGCACCGCGATGCAACCAATGACCAGGTTACAATTGACGCCGCAAATGCTATTAAGGAACATGGAGTGGGCATTAAGTGCGCAACGATCACTCCCGATGAAGCGCGCGTAAAAGAGTTCAATTTAAAACAAATGTGGAAAAGCCCTAATGGCACTATCCGCAATATCCTTGATGGCACTGTATTCCGTGAGCCGATCGTGATCAGCAACATACCACGGCTGGTGACCAACTGGACCGCTCCTATTATTGTGGGCCGGCATGCCTTCGGAGACCAGTACCGCGCTACAGATACGGTGATCAAAGGAAAAGGCAAACTGACCATGACTTTTACCCCGGAAGACGGAGGCGAGCCGCAGACCTTTGATGTATACAACTTCAAAGGCGACGGTGTGGCCATGACCATGTACAATACGGATGAAAGCATTAAAGGTTTTGCAAGAAGCTGTTTCAATATGGCGCTCAGCAAAAAATGGCCATTGTACCTTTCTACAAAAAATACCATCCTTAAGAAATATGACGGCCGCTTTAAAGATATTTTCCAGGAAATTTATGAAAATGAATTTAAGGCAGAATTTGAGAACGCGGGCATAACCTACGAACACCGGCTGATTGATGACATGGTGGCCAGCGCTTTAAAATGGAACGGCAATTTTGTTTGGGCCTGCAAAAACTATGACGGCGATGTGCAGAGCGATACTGTAGCCCAGGGCTTTGGTTCTTTAGGCCTGATGACTTCTGTGCTGGTAACCCCTGATGGTAAAACGCTGGAAGCCGAAGCAGCGCACGGAACCGTAACGCGCCATTACCGCGCCCATCAGCAAGGGAAGCCTACCAGCACCAACCCTATCGCAAGTATTTTTGCATGGACCAGGGGCCTGGCTTTTCGCGGAAAGCTGGATGGCAACCAGGAACTGATCGATTTTGCCAATAAGCTGGAAGCGGTTTGTATTGAAACCGTTGAGCAGGGCAAAATGACCAAAGACCTTGCGGTTTGCATCCACGGTAATAAAGTGGAGCATGGTAAAGATTATTTATATACCGAAGAATTCCTGGAGGCAATTGATGAGAACCTCCAGAAGAAATTAAATTAG
- a CDS encoding Crp/Fnr family transcriptional regulator: MTPDLNDIEDFVSFLRQFVSLTPEEVKTIVLPALQIRSFHKREVITRAGEIEDYMNFIKKGTLRKYYVQDKEEIIVQISIEGHLISSQESFYTRTPSEYFIDAIEPSVVISLQHDALEKVFASSHNLERLGRKVTEHTMVLKDKWQLSLIRQTPRERFLNFIEKNPEILQRVPQKYLASYLNIKPETFSRFKHLTRQKH; encoded by the coding sequence ATGACTCCGGACCTGAATGATATCGAAGATTTTGTTTCCTTTCTAAGACAATTTGTTTCTCTTACACCAGAAGAAGTAAAAACCATTGTACTGCCTGCGCTTCAGATACGGTCATTTCATAAACGGGAAGTGATCACCCGGGCCGGGGAAATAGAGGATTACATGAATTTCATTAAAAAAGGAACGCTGAGAAAATATTATGTGCAGGACAAAGAAGAGATCATTGTACAGATTTCTATTGAAGGGCACCTGATTTCCAGTCAGGAATCATTTTATACCAGAACGCCTTCTGAATATTTTATTGATGCAATAGAACCATCAGTAGTCATCAGCCTGCAGCATGATGCATTGGAAAAGGTTTTTGCATCCAGCCACAACCTGGAGCGGTTGGGCAGAAAGGTAACGGAGCATACCATGGTATTAAAGGACAAATGGCAGTTGTCATTGATCCGCCAGACACCCAGGGAGCGTTTCCTGAACTTTATTGAAAAAAATCCGGAAATTTTACAGCGGGTACCGCAAAAATACCTGGCTTCCTATTTAAACATCAAGCCGGAAACCTTTAGCCGGTTTAAGCACCTAACACGCCAGAAACACTGA
- a CDS encoding septal ring lytic transglycosylase RlpA family protein, with product MKTIILLVTAIAISTAGFSQTSGGTNAKATFYSKSFNGRKTATGETYWDHLLTAASNIYKLGTKLLVVNKATGKKVTVTVNDRMAPSLKGRVDLSKSAFQKIASLDKGIVPVKVYVLDENGEPKETDGSL from the coding sequence ATGAAGACAATAATTCTCTTAGTAACCGCAATTGCCATCTCCACGGCAGGCTTTTCTCAAACAAGTGGAGGAACCAATGCAAAAGCAACCTTTTACAGTAAAAGTTTCAATGGCCGCAAAACGGCAACAGGTGAAACTTACTGGGATCATTTATTAACAGCGGCATCCAATATTTACAAACTGGGCACTAAACTGCTGGTGGTAAATAAAGCAACCGGTAAAAAAGTAACGGTTACCGTAAATGATCGTATGGCCCCCAGTTTGAAAGGCCGGGTGGATCTGAGCAAATCAGCTTTTCAGAAAATAGCTTCGCTGGATAAAGGAATTGTTCCGGTTAAAGTATATGTGCTGGATGAGAACGGAGAGCCGAAAGAAACGGACGGAAGTTTATAA
- the fbaA gene encoding class II fructose-bisphosphate aldolase, which produces MSKYRAGVLFGKELEDLYNDAKDNQFALPAVNVVGTDSVNAVLETAAKVNSPVMIQFSNGGAQFFAGKGMPNDKLQANISGAISGALHVHTVAQYYGVPVVLHTDHAAKKWLPWISALIDAGEQYHKEKGQPLYSSHMLDLSEEPIDENIATSVEYFKRMAPLGMSIEIELGVTGGEEDGVDNTDVDNSKLYTQPEDVAQAYEALSKVGNLFTIAAAFGNVHGVYKPGNVVLTPTILDNSQKFIQQKFGTASDKPVYFVFHGGSGSEKAKITEAIGYGAIKMNLDTDMQWAFAEGVFDYYKKNEAYLQGQLGNPEGEDKPNKKYYDPRVWLRKGEESFVKRLEEAFTDLNCIGRNA; this is translated from the coding sequence ATGAGTAAATACAGAGCAGGGGTTTTGTTTGGCAAAGAGCTGGAAGACCTCTACAATGACGCAAAAGACAATCAATTTGCATTACCTGCTGTTAACGTAGTAGGAACTGATAGCGTAAACGCTGTTTTAGAAACGGCAGCAAAAGTAAACTCCCCTGTTATGATCCAGTTCAGCAACGGCGGAGCGCAATTTTTTGCCGGCAAGGGCATGCCTAACGACAAATTACAGGCCAATATTTCCGGAGCCATCAGCGGCGCGCTGCATGTGCACACAGTAGCTCAATACTATGGGGTACCGGTAGTTTTACACACGGATCATGCTGCTAAAAAATGGTTACCCTGGATCAGTGCTTTAATTGATGCCGGTGAGCAGTACCACAAGGAAAAAGGACAGCCTTTATACAGCTCTCATATGCTGGACCTGAGCGAAGAGCCGATTGATGAGAACATTGCCACTTCTGTTGAATATTTCAAACGCATGGCACCGCTGGGTATGAGCATTGAAATTGAACTGGGCGTTACTGGTGGTGAAGAAGATGGCGTTGATAATACGGATGTAGATAACTCCAAACTGTATACCCAGCCGGAAGATGTGGCGCAGGCGTACGAAGCCTTAAGTAAAGTAGGCAACCTGTTTACCATTGCTGCTGCTTTTGGTAATGTGCATGGTGTTTACAAACCGGGCAACGTAGTGTTAACCCCAACCATCCTGGATAACAGTCAAAAATTCATTCAGCAAAAATTTGGTACCGCTTCTGACAAGCCGGTTTACTTTGTATTCCATGGTGGCAGCGGTTCTGAAAAAGCAAAGATCACAGAAGCCATCGGTTACGGGGCTATCAAAATGAACCTGGATACGGATATGCAATGGGCATTTGCCGAAGGCGTATTTGATTACTACAAAAAGAACGAAGCCTACCTGCAGGGCCAGTTAGGAAATCCTGAGGGGGAAGACAAACCCAACAAGAAATACTATGACCCGCGTGTATGGCTGCGTAAAGGAGAAGAGTCTTTTGTAAAACGCCTGGAAGAAGCTTTTACCGACTTAAACTGTATTGGCCGGAACGCATAA
- a CDS encoding tetratricopeptide repeat protein, protein MMKKALLLAGFFLATGAVSGQDSSRLRELVMKGVQLHDQGQYEAAIKKYDEALALAPDFVIAQYEKSYSLMASKKFRDAIELSQRIIKNDRADSNMIGNAYSTWGTALDEEGDPKKAIKVYEEGIKKVPGFNMLDYNKAICYLRMNETDKGLAALKMSLLKNPQHASSHYTLGRVLFFKKNRIAALMPYMVYLLYDNGSPRATDVLATVRSVVEGSIKQTDSNSYRINIAADVLGKRHRKARHADDDFQSLELLTSLSPAASLSETKDMLPADRFALLLSRLIGNLALETGHNGFYGKFYLPFFKALSKQKYAEAFAHQIFLPSGNVMNQAWIQDHRSQMDAFLVWMDAYKWPGIRDIASE, encoded by the coding sequence ATGATGAAAAAGGCGTTGCTGCTGGCAGGATTTTTTCTCGCGACCGGAGCTGTTTCCGGCCAGGACTCATCCCGGCTGCGGGAGCTGGTAATGAAGGGGGTACAGCTGCACGACCAGGGGCAATATGAAGCTGCCATTAAAAAATATGATGAAGCGCTGGCACTTGCGCCCGATTTTGTAATAGCCCAGTATGAAAAATCCTATTCCTTAATGGCGAGCAAAAAGTTCCGGGACGCTATAGAGCTCAGCCAGCGGATCATTAAAAATGACCGGGCAGACAGCAACATGATCGGCAATGCCTACAGTACCTGGGGAACAGCATTAGATGAAGAAGGCGATCCGAAAAAAGCGATAAAAGTGTACGAAGAAGGCATTAAGAAAGTGCCCGGGTTTAATATGCTGGATTATAACAAGGCGATCTGTTATTTAAGGATGAACGAAACGGATAAAGGCCTGGCGGCACTGAAGATGTCGCTGTTGAAAAACCCGCAGCATGCTTCTTCCCACTATACCCTGGGCAGGGTATTATTCTTTAAAAAGAACCGCATAGCAGCTTTAATGCCTTATATGGTATACCTGCTTTATGATAACGGAAGTCCCAGGGCTACGGATGTGCTGGCAACCGTTCGTTCCGTGGTAGAAGGCTCAATAAAACAGACCGACTCCAACAGCTACCGTATCAATATTGCCGCAGATGTTTTGGGAAAGAGGCACAGGAAAGCCCGGCATGCAGATGATGATTTCCAATCGCTGGAACTGCTAACAAGCCTTTCACCGGCCGCCTCTTTGTCGGAAACAAAGGATATGCTGCCGGCAGACCGGTTTGCTTTGCTGCTTTCAAGACTGATCGGTAACCTGGCGCTGGAAACAGGTCATAATGGGTTTTACGGGAAATTTTACCTGCCCTTCTTTAAGGCATTAAGCAAACAAAAATATGCTGAGGCATTTGCCCACCAGATCTTCCTGCCTTCCGGCAATGTGATGAACCAGGCCTGGATACAGGATCACCGCAGCCAGATGGATGCGTTCCTTGTATGGATGGATGCCTATAAATGGCCGGGGATCAGGGATATAGCTTCTGAATAA
- a CDS encoding thymidylate synthase: MQQYLDLLQHILHNGVEKTDRTGTGTISTFGYQMRFDLQKGFPIVTTKKLHLKSIIYELLWFLKGDTNIRYLKEHGVRIWDEWADENGDLGPVYGKQWRSWEGKDGKVIDQISDLIHQIRKNPDSRRLIVSAWNVGELSEMALMPCHALFQFYIAAPKGHPGKPRLSCQLYQRSADVFLGVPFNIASYALLTMMIARVCDLEPGEFIHSFGDVHIYSNHLEQVKLQLTRTPFPLPQMKINPDVKDIFGFQFEDFELVNYQSHPGIKAPVAV, translated from the coding sequence ATGCAACAATACCTGGATCTACTTCAGCATATACTCCATAACGGGGTTGAAAAAACGGACCGTACCGGTACCGGTACCATCAGCACTTTTGGCTACCAGATGCGCTTTGACCTGCAAAAGGGGTTCCCTATTGTAACCACTAAAAAACTGCATCTGAAAAGTATTATCTATGAACTGCTCTGGTTTTTAAAAGGCGATACGAATATCCGTTACCTGAAGGAGCACGGGGTGCGTATATGGGATGAATGGGCAGATGAAAATGGCGATCTTGGTCCCGTGTATGGTAAACAATGGCGCAGTTGGGAAGGAAAGGACGGGAAAGTGATTGACCAGATTTCCGACCTGATCCACCAGATCCGGAAAAACCCGGACAGCCGCCGGCTGATCGTGAGCGCCTGGAATGTAGGGGAGCTTTCAGAAATGGCGCTGATGCCCTGCCATGCATTGTTCCAGTTTTACATTGCTGCTCCGAAAGGGCACCCCGGAAAACCCCGCTTAAGCTGCCAGTTGTATCAGCGTTCCGCCGATGTGTTCCTGGGCGTTCCGTTCAATATAGCTTCCTATGCATTGCTGACCATGATGATTGCCCGGGTGTGCGACCTGGAGCCGGGGGAATTTATTCATAGCTTTGGCGATGTGCATATTTACAGCAACCACCTGGAACAGGTAAAGCTGCAATTGACCCGCACGCCTTTTCCTTTGCCCCAGATGAAGATCAACCCGGATGTAAAAGACATCTTCGGATTTCAGTTTGAGGATTTTGAACTGGTCAACTACCAGTCTCACCCGGGTATTAAGGCGCCGGTAGCGGTTTAG
- a CDS encoding four helix bundle protein, with amino-acid sequence MRNTTQKFDLEDRLVDFACICLEVCELLPPTKAGQNLEYQLSKSSTASALIYGEAQAAESKADFIHKMKLVLKETRESRVNLMIIKRKPILTHEKVESAFNEATQLMAIFLKSIETAKNNILKH; translated from the coding sequence ATGAGAAACACTACACAAAAATTTGATCTGGAAGACAGGCTGGTTGATTTTGCCTGTATTTGCCTGGAAGTATGCGAATTATTGCCACCAACAAAAGCGGGACAGAATTTAGAATATCAGCTATCTAAAAGCAGCACTGCTTCTGCTTTAATATATGGGGAAGCACAGGCTGCCGAATCAAAAGCTGACTTTATCCATAAGATGAAATTAGTACTTAAAGAAACAAGAGAGTCGCGGGTCAATTTGATGATTATTAAAAGGAAACCGATTCTTACCCATGAGAAAGTAGAGTCAGCCTTTAATGAAGCTACTCAGTTAATGGCTATTTTTCTAAAAAGTATTGAAACAGCAAAGAATAATATCCTGAAACACTAA
- a CDS encoding dihydrofolate reductase: MIISLVAAAANNNVIGKDNKLLWSLPNDMKHFKNVTWGMPVVMGRRTFESFKQPLAGRKNIVLSNNKNYKIKNAIVARSLKDVELLVKEMDVKELMVIGGGEIYKLYLPKASRIYLTRVNVALDGDAYFPDFDQSEWTLKSTIENKADDKHLYNYDFELWERN, encoded by the coding sequence ATGATAATATCACTCGTAGCAGCAGCAGCTAATAACAATGTAATAGGGAAAGACAATAAACTGTTATGGTCTTTGCCCAATGATATGAAGCATTTTAAAAATGTAACCTGGGGAATGCCGGTGGTAATGGGGCGCAGGACCTTTGAGTCTTTTAAACAGCCACTGGCAGGAAGGAAGAATATTGTATTGAGCAATAATAAGAACTATAAAATAAAGAACGCCATCGTGGCCAGGAGCCTGAAAGATGTGGAACTGCTGGTAAAGGAAATGGATGTGAAGGAGTTGATGGTGATTGGCGGAGGGGAGATCTATAAACTGTATCTTCCCAAAGCCAGCCGTATTTATTTAACCCGCGTGAATGTTGCTTTGGACGGCGATGCGTATTTCCCGGATTTTGATCAGAGCGAATGGACATTAAAGAGCACTATTGAGAACAAAGCAGATGATAAACATTTGTACAACTATGACTTTGAGCTGTGGGAGCGGAATTAA
- a CDS encoding O-methyltransferase encodes MVYSPLIAAKKYFKYYVNASNSKGHGMHSPFVFEFITKVMNDFTEYPDYSRIEALRRQLLKDRTSITIEDFGAGSATTRSNRRKISSIARSAAKPAKYGQLLYRMARYYKAQSVLEMGTSLGITTAYLASANPDAKVVTMEGAGAVAAVAQQNFDMLGLKNIEIVKGNFDNTLPEVLGSTPGIDLAFIDGNHRQEPTERYFEQLLPHLHNDSLLVFDDIHWSAGMEAAWKHIVAHEKVTCDIDLFFIGIVSFRKEFKEKQGFSVRF; translated from the coding sequence ATGGTTTACTCACCTTTAATAGCCGCCAAAAAATACTTTAAGTATTACGTAAATGCTTCCAACAGCAAAGGGCACGGGATGCATTCCCCTTTTGTATTTGAGTTTATAACAAAAGTGATGAATGACTTTACAGAATACCCGGATTATAGCAGGATAGAGGCATTGCGCAGGCAGCTTTTAAAAGACCGCACCTCCATTACTATTGAAGACTTCGGGGCCGGATCGGCAACCACCCGGTCCAACCGGCGCAAAATATCTTCGATTGCCCGCAGTGCGGCCAAACCGGCCAAATACGGACAGTTGCTTTACCGGATGGCCCGGTATTACAAAGCACAGTCTGTTCTGGAAATGGGCACATCGCTAGGAATTACAACGGCCTATCTTGCCTCAGCAAACCCCGATGCAAAAGTTGTTACAATGGAAGGTGCCGGTGCTGTGGCAGCTGTTGCGCAGCAGAATTTTGACATGCTCGGGCTAAAAAATATTGAAATCGTAAAAGGCAATTTTGATAATACTTTACCGGAAGTACTCGGCAGCACGCCGGGGATCGATCTTGCCTTTATTGATGGCAACCACCGGCAGGAACCCACTGAACGGTATTTTGAGCAGCTGCTGCCGCATCTGCATAATGATTCATTACTGGTCTTTGATGATATTCACTGGAGCGCAGGGATGGAAGCTGCCTGGAAGCATATTGTTGCCCATGAAAAGGTAACCTGCGATATTGATCTTTTCTTTATTGGTATTGTCAGCTTCCGGAAAGAGTTTAAAGAAAAACAGGGGTTTTCAGTACGGTTTTGA
- a CDS encoding aldose epimerase family protein → MIEITEQLATQHPNGKNVYVFTLKNSAGTEVKVTNYGAIIMSIKIRKSDGTFNDIVLGFDEPQQYWSAEYLKNYPYYGAAIGRYANRINGTVIHIDGKGYRLNSAAPGYQLHGGVEGFDKKVWDKIEAGDGKVVLQYISPDGEEGFPGNLTVQIIFSLNEANEFSYEYKATTDAPTAVNLTHHSYFNLNNGKGTIHNQHLRIHAASYLEQDPNYCTTGNVLPVKGTRNDFSTYNQTGDIEHPEKGIDISYPLDRQGIEYIAAEAYCDEEAIKLEVYTTAPLVHLYNSCGSPEIKGKGGQQYQPFSAFCFETQVHPNAITIPSFPDTILRPGEAYTTKTIYKLVKK, encoded by the coding sequence ATGATTGAAATCACTGAGCAGCTTGCTACACAGCATCCCAATGGAAAAAATGTTTATGTGTTTACACTAAAAAACAGCGCAGGAACGGAAGTAAAGGTCACCAATTACGGCGCTATTATCATGTCGATAAAAATACGGAAATCAGATGGAACTTTTAACGATATTGTTTTAGGCTTTGACGAACCGCAGCAATACTGGTCGGCTGAGTATCTGAAAAATTATCCTTATTATGGTGCTGCGATCGGCCGCTATGCCAACCGTATTAACGGAACGGTCATTCATATTGACGGAAAGGGATACCGGCTGAACAGTGCTGCACCCGGTTACCAGCTGCATGGCGGGGTTGAGGGATTTGATAAAAAGGTATGGGATAAAATTGAGGCAGGCGATGGTAAGGTAGTGCTGCAATATATAAGTCCGGATGGTGAGGAAGGGTTTCCGGGAAACCTTACTGTACAGATCATTTTTTCATTGAACGAAGCAAATGAATTCAGTTATGAATATAAAGCTACTACCGATGCACCCACTGCGGTAAACCTGACCCATCACAGTTATTTCAACCTGAACAACGGGAAAGGCACTATTCACAACCAGCATTTAAGGATTCATGCTGCCAGTTACCTGGAACAGGATCCCAATTATTGCACCACGGGGAACGTGCTACCTGTAAAGGGTACCCGGAATGATTTTAGTACTTATAACCAGACCGGGGATATTGAGCACCCTGAAAAGGGAATTGATATCAGCTACCCTTTAGACAGGCAGGGCATTGAATACATAGCGGCGGAGGCCTATTGCGATGAAGAAGCTATAAAGCTGGAAGTATACACCACGGCACCATTAGTGCATTTATACAACAGTTGCGGCTCTCCGGAGATCAAAGGCAAGGGCGGTCAGCAATACCAGCCTTTTTCCGCATTTTGCTTTGAAACGCAGGTGCACCCCAATGCTATTACCATTCCGTCTTTTCCTGATACGATACTGAGACCGGGGGAAGCCTATACCACAAAAACCATTTATAAGCTGGTAAAGAAATAG